Proteins encoded by one window of Sphaerodactylus townsendi isolate TG3544 linkage group LG04, MPM_Stown_v2.3, whole genome shotgun sequence:
- the LOC125431790 gene encoding zinc finger protein 420-like isoform X2: MGELQHRLHDEKQQKRNTETQWKLENEYSVSWVAESQVVDPHQRFNTGEKPHKCLEHRGNLVWNGNLTDHPQLRTGETQKCLECGKIFAQSSPLTVLQKIHTGEKPYKCLQCEKSFSQSSQLIIHQRVHTGEKPYKCLECGKSFARSDKLAAHQRIHTGEKPYKCLECGNNYAQRSQFIIHLRIHTGEKPYICLQCGKSFARSDSLVAHGRIHTGERPYKCLECGKSFARNDSLAAHGRIHTGEKPYKCLECGNSYTQHSQLVIHQRIHTGEKPYKCLECGKCFAQSSKLTIHQRCHTGEKPYKCLECGKNFAQNTELTVHLRIHTGEKPYKCLQCGKSFAQNPHLTAHQRYHTGEKPYKCLECGRSFSQNRELTVHQRIHTGEKPYKCLQCGKCFAQSSQLTSHQRYHTGEKPYKCLECGRSFAQNTELTVHQRVHTGEKPYKCLQCGRSFAQSSQLTSHQRIHTGEKPYKCLECGKSFARNNNLAVHGRIHTGEKRYKCLECGKSFAQKTHLTVHQCIHTVDKPHKCMQCGKSFAQSSKLTIHQRCHTGEKPYKCLECGKSFAWLNSLAGHRRIHTGEKPYHCLHCGKSFTHGSHLIVHQRIHTGEKPYKCLNCEESFSRNDKLKTHQRLHTGESSHINAWPFGKGLPKRNILKCTEN; this comes from the coding sequence ATGGGAGAACTACAGCACCGCCTGCACGatgaaaagcagcagaaaagaaacacTGAAACCCAGTGGAAGCTTGAGAATGAATATTCTGTTTCTTGGGTTGCTGAATCCCAGGTGGTTGATCCACACCAAAGATTtaatacaggggagaaacctcacAAATGCTTGGAACATAGAGGGAACTTAGTTTGGAATGGAAACCTTACTGACCATCCACAACTCAGAACAGGAGAAACACaaaaatgcctggaatgtggaaagatcTTTGCTCAGAGTTCACCACTCACTGTCCTTCAAAaaatccacactggagagaaaccatataaatgcttgcagtGCGAAAAGAGCTTTTCTCAGAGTTCACAACTTATTATCCATCAACGTGTCCACACTggcgagaaaccatataaatgcctggaatgtggaaagagctttgctcggagTGACAAGCTAGCTGctcatcaacgaatccacactggggagaaaccatataaatgcttggagtgtggaaataACTATGCTCAGCGTTCACAGTTCATAATCCATCTacgaatccacactggagagaaaccatatatatGCCTacaatgtggaaagagttttgctcGGAGTGATAGCCTAGTTGCTCATggacgaatccacactggggaaagaccatataaatgcctggagtgtggaaagagctttgctcggaaTGATAGCTTAGCTGCTCATGGacgaatccacactggagagaaaccatataaatgcttggagtgtggaaataGCTATACTCAGCATTCACAACTTGTTatccatcaacgaatccacactggggagaaaccatataaatgcttggagtgtggaaagtgttttGCCCAGAGCTCAAAGCTTACTATCCATCAGCGTtgccacactggagagaaaccatataaatgcttggagtgcggAAAGAACTTTGCTCAGAATACAGAGCTTACTGTTCATCTacgaatccacacaggagagaaaccatataaatgcttacagtgtggaaagagctttgctcagaatCCACATCTTACTGCCCATCAACGCTACcatactggggagaagccatataaatgcttggagtgtggaaggaGCTTTTCTCAGAATAGAGAGCTTACTGTCCATCAACGaatccatacaggggagaaaccatataaatgcttgcagtgtggaaagtgctttgctcagagttcacaGCTTACTAGCCATCAACGCtaccacacaggggagaaaccatataaatgcttggagtgtggaaggaGTTTTGCTCAAAATACAGAGCTTACTGTCCATCAACgagtccacacaggggagaaaccatataaatgcttgcagtgtggaaggagctttgctcagagttcacaGCTTACTAgccatcaacgtatccacactggggagaaaccatataaatgtttagaatgtggaaagagctttgctcggaaTAACAACCTAGCTGTACATGgacgaatccacacaggggagaaacgatataagtgcttggagtgtggaaaaagttttGCTCAAAAAACACACCTTACTGTCCATCAGTGTATCCATACTGTGGACAAACCACACAAATGCATGCAATgcggaaagagctttgctcagagctCAAAGCTTACTATCCACCAGCGCTGTCATACTGGAGAAAAACCATATAAGTGCCtcgaatgtggaaagagctttgcttggCTTAACAGCCTGGCTGGTCATcgacgaatccacactggggaaaaaccatatcATTGCTTGCACTGTGGAAAGAGTTTTACTCATGGTTCACATCTTATTGttcatcaacgaatccacacaggggaaaaaccatataaatgcttgaatTGTGAAGAAAGTTTTTCTCGTAATGACAAGCTAAAAACCCATCAACGATTGCACACAGGGGAGAGTAGTCACATAAATGCTTGGCCATTTGGAAAAGGTTTGCCCAAAAGAAATATATTAAAGTGCACAGAGAATTAA
- the LOC125431790 gene encoding zinc finger protein 420-like isoform X1 produces MRGEPVQTAPESRGDSDVPKAGNRRELWEGRMQESPGDQGVLPPDADRQHFRHFSYREAEGPREVCSRLHRLCCQWLEPERRSRKEMLDLVVLERFLAVLPPEMQSWVRECGPESSSQAVALAEGFLLSQAQDRDQDRQVQEETAQGPFHGAAFLGGALKPAIDPLPSLSGKAAPVQPDWGLVTFEEVHVQFSEEEWALLDPDQRRLHRDVMEDNCQNVASLEQDGLQSKAMGELQHRLHDEKQQKRNTETQWKLENEYSVSWVAESQVVDPHQRFNTGEKPHKCLEHRGNLVWNGNLTDHPQLRTGETQKCLECGKIFAQSSPLTVLQKIHTGEKPYKCLQCEKSFSQSSQLIIHQRVHTGEKPYKCLECGKSFARSDKLAAHQRIHTGEKPYKCLECGNNYAQRSQFIIHLRIHTGEKPYICLQCGKSFARSDSLVAHGRIHTGERPYKCLECGKSFARNDSLAAHGRIHTGEKPYKCLECGNSYTQHSQLVIHQRIHTGEKPYKCLECGKCFAQSSKLTIHQRCHTGEKPYKCLECGKNFAQNTELTVHLRIHTGEKPYKCLQCGKSFAQNPHLTAHQRYHTGEKPYKCLECGRSFSQNRELTVHQRIHTGEKPYKCLQCGKCFAQSSQLTSHQRYHTGEKPYKCLECGRSFAQNTELTVHQRVHTGEKPYKCLQCGRSFAQSSQLTSHQRIHTGEKPYKCLECGKSFARNNNLAVHGRIHTGEKRYKCLECGKSFAQKTHLTVHQCIHTVDKPHKCMQCGKSFAQSSKLTIHQRCHTGEKPYKCLECGKSFAWLNSLAGHRRIHTGEKPYHCLHCGKSFTHGSHLIVHQRIHTGEKPYKCLNCEESFSRNDKLKTHQRLHTGESSHINAWPFGKGLPKRNILKCTEN; encoded by the exons ATGAGGGGGGAACCAGTCCAGACTGCCCCCGAATCCAGGGGAGACTCGGATGTCCCCAAGGCTGGAAACAGAAGGGAACTCTGGGAAGGGAGGATGCAGGAGAGCCCGGGAGACCAGGGCGTCCTCCCTCCAGACGCGGATCGCCAGCACTTCCGGCACTTCTCCTACCGGGAGGCGGAGGGGCCCCGAGAGGTGTGCAGCCGACTCCACCGCCTTTGCTGCCAGTGGCTGGAGCCAGAGAGGCGCAGCAGgaaggagatgctggacctggtgGTGCTGGAGCGCTTCCTGGCCGTCCTGCCCCCGGAGATGCAGAGCTGGGTCAGGGAATGCGGGCCGGAGAGCAGCtcccaggcggtggccctggcGGAAGGCTTCCTCTTGAGCCAGGCGCAGGACAGGGATCAGGACCGGCAG GTGCAGGAGGAGACCGCGCAGGGGCCTTTCCACGGAGCAGCTTTTCTTG GAGGTGCCCTAAAACCTGCAATTGATCCTTTGCCATCCCTTTCTGGCAAAGCGGCTCCCGTGCAGCCTGATTGG GGCCTGGTGACCTTTGAGGAGGTGCATGTTCAGTTCTCCGAGGAggagtgggctctgctggatccggACCAAAGAAGGCTTCACAGGGACGTCATGGAGGACAATTGTCAgaatgtggcctctctgg AGCAGGATGGTCTCCAGAGCAAGGCCATGGGAGAACTACAGCACCGCCTGCACGatgaaaagcagcagaaaagaaacacTGAAACCCAGTGGAAGCTTGAGAATGAATATTCTGTTTCTTGGGTTGCTGAATCCCAGGTGGTTGATCCACACCAAAGATTtaatacaggggagaaacctcacAAATGCTTGGAACATAGAGGGAACTTAGTTTGGAATGGAAACCTTACTGACCATCCACAACTCAGAACAGGAGAAACACaaaaatgcctggaatgtggaaagatcTTTGCTCAGAGTTCACCACTCACTGTCCTTCAAAaaatccacactggagagaaaccatataaatgcttgcagtGCGAAAAGAGCTTTTCTCAGAGTTCACAACTTATTATCCATCAACGTGTCCACACTggcgagaaaccatataaatgcctggaatgtggaaagagctttgctcggagTGACAAGCTAGCTGctcatcaacgaatccacactggggagaaaccatataaatgcttggagtgtggaaataACTATGCTCAGCGTTCACAGTTCATAATCCATCTacgaatccacactggagagaaaccatatatatGCCTacaatgtggaaagagttttgctcGGAGTGATAGCCTAGTTGCTCATggacgaatccacactggggaaagaccatataaatgcctggagtgtggaaagagctttgctcggaaTGATAGCTTAGCTGCTCATGGacgaatccacactggagagaaaccatataaatgcttggagtgtggaaataGCTATACTCAGCATTCACAACTTGTTatccatcaacgaatccacactggggagaaaccatataaatgcttggagtgtggaaagtgttttGCCCAGAGCTCAAAGCTTACTATCCATCAGCGTtgccacactggagagaaaccatataaatgcttggagtgcggAAAGAACTTTGCTCAGAATACAGAGCTTACTGTTCATCTacgaatccacacaggagagaaaccatataaatgcttacagtgtggaaagagctttgctcagaatCCACATCTTACTGCCCATCAACGCTACcatactggggagaagccatataaatgcttggagtgtggaaggaGCTTTTCTCAGAATAGAGAGCTTACTGTCCATCAACGaatccatacaggggagaaaccatataaatgcttgcagtgtggaaagtgctttgctcagagttcacaGCTTACTAGCCATCAACGCtaccacacaggggagaaaccatataaatgcttggagtgtggaaggaGTTTTGCTCAAAATACAGAGCTTACTGTCCATCAACgagtccacacaggggagaaaccatataaatgcttgcagtgtggaaggagctttgctcagagttcacaGCTTACTAgccatcaacgtatccacactggggagaaaccatataaatgtttagaatgtggaaagagctttgctcggaaTAACAACCTAGCTGTACATGgacgaatccacacaggggagaaacgatataagtgcttggagtgtggaaaaagttttGCTCAAAAAACACACCTTACTGTCCATCAGTGTATCCATACTGTGGACAAACCACACAAATGCATGCAATgcggaaagagctttgctcagagctCAAAGCTTACTATCCACCAGCGCTGTCATACTGGAGAAAAACCATATAAGTGCCtcgaatgtggaaagagctttgcttggCTTAACAGCCTGGCTGGTCATcgacgaatccacactggggaaaaaccatatcATTGCTTGCACTGTGGAAAGAGTTTTACTCATGGTTCACATCTTATTGttcatcaacgaatccacacaggggaaaaaccatataaatgcttgaatTGTGAAGAAAGTTTTTCTCGTAATGACAAGCTAAAAACCCATCAACGATTGCACACAGGGGAGAGTAGTCACATAAATGCTTGGCCATTTGGAAAAGGTTTGCCCAAAAGAAATATATTAAAGTGCACAGAGAATTAA